In Hydra vulgaris chromosome 06, alternate assembly HydraT2T_AEP, a genomic segment contains:
- the LOC136081438 gene encoding ARL14 effector protein-like, whose amino-acid sequence MCSIGLMTSDACKGQQDVIGTLSNEEKIAISLRCNIELSNFTTLCEKHATNYLKMYPIWQKACCDPFKKHTKKITKNLRVVTINESQDMMRSSLNIAPGKKLCKPCKQKIAKKADLKEEKQSQGEQDEDFLISSFKSKRQEINE is encoded by the exons ATGTGTTCTATTGGGTTAATGACATCAGATGCATGCAAAGGCCAACAAGATGTTATTGGAACTTTAAGCAACGAAGAAAAAATAGCTATATCATTACGCTGTAACATTGAACTATCAAACTTTACAACATTATGTGAAAAACATGctacaaattatttgaaaatgtatCCTATATGGCAGAAAGCATGCTGTGATCCATTCAAAAAACATACAAAGAAAATTACAA aaaatcttagAGTAGTTACGATAAATGAGTCACAAGACATGATGAGAAGTAGCTTAAATATTGCTCCTGGGAAGAAACTTTGCAAACCCTGTAAGCAAAAGATTGCCAAAAAAGCAGATCTTAAAGAAGAGAAGCAAAGTCAGGGTGAACAAGATGAAGATTTTCTAATATCATCATTCAAATCAAAAAGACAGGAGATCAATGAATAA